One Castanea sativa cultivar Marrone di Chiusa Pesio chromosome 4, ASM4071231v1 DNA window includes the following coding sequences:
- the LOC142631664 gene encoding pentatricopeptide repeat-containing protein At1g74750-like — protein MLRAKQIGNLSSSARSFFFNGSRCGAADGSSCTCSDDETCVSRVQHRRNEVLLAQKPSALVSTSSGRVGTLISGESVKVIGPQKAENVDHASPLKQVVSAPSSLGRSDCVSYAIVTDSAQKDLVQSPLIADQFVKAGIAAVTFLSDIVNYKIPLSDGNGILNSPMNCMVDPTRPLSGIKSSNVRRIKRENFSSVHPKPSAPIAAGSNHTTNNHATRVKGDKSNVVNGLRHVQYTGSGNSVATHGMSSDNHEKTVPQRGRAHSNHFTSNFKSNVQTSDTGIVGSNSRGFNKPPRDMKMATGIAPIRRPVANTGHVAESVHNILQQLKWGPAAEKALGNLRCSMDAYQANQILKQLQDHSVALGFFYWLKRQPGFKHDGHTYTTMVGILGRARQFAAINSLLDQMVKEGCQPNVVTYNRLIHSYGRANYLKEALSVFNQMQEVGCEPDRVTYCTLIDIHAKAGYLDVAMCMYERMLEAGLSPDTFTYSVIINCLGKAGNLTAAHKLFCEMRDHGCVPNLVTYNIMIALQAKARNYETALNLYRDMKNAGFEPDKVSYSIVMEVLGHCGYLEEAEAIFVEMKRKNWVPDEPVYGLLVDLWGKAGNVEKAWEWYQSMLYAGLRPNVPTCNSMLSAFLRVHRLQDAYNLLQSMVGLGLNPSLQTYTLLLSCCTEAQSSYDMGFCCELMSITRHPAHAFLQSMPASGPDGQNVREHVSHFLDMMHTEDRESKRGLVDAVVDFLHKSGLKEEAGSVWEVAAQKNVYPDAVREKSSCYWLINLHVMSDGTAVTALSRTLAWFRRQMLVSGIGPHRIDIVTGWGRRSKVTGTSLVRQAVQELLSIFSFPFFTENGNSGCFVGCGEPLNRWLLQSYVERMHLL, from the coding sequence ATGTTACGAGCAAAGCAGATCGGTAACCTTTCCAGTAGTGCTAGATCCTTCTTTTTCAATGGATCACGATGTGGTGCAGCAGATGGAAGTTCATGCACTTGCTCTGATGATGAAACTTGTGTTTCAAGAGTTCAGCATAGAAGAAATGAAGTTCTACTTGCTCAAAAGCCATCCGCCTTAGTATCTACATCTTCAGGCAGAGTGGGAACCTTAATTTCTGGAGAGTCAGTTAAAGTGATAGGTCCTCAGAAGGCTGAGAATGTTGATCATGCAAGCCCTCTAAAACAAGTTGTTTCTGCCCCCAGTTCTTTGGGAAGATCAGATTGTGTAAGTTATGCTATTGTCACTGATTCTGCTCAGAAGGATTTGGTACAGTCGCCTCTTATTGCTGATCAGTTTGTTAAGGCTGGTATTGCTGCAGTAACTTTTCTGTCTGATATAGTTAACTATAAGATTCCTCTATCAGATGGAAATGGAATACTAAACTCGCCCATGAACTGTATGGTCGATCCCACTAGGCCTCTCTCTGGCATCAAATCGTCAAATGTAAGACGcataaaaagagaaaactttTCCAGTGTTCATCCAAAACCGTCTGCACCAATAGCAGCTGGGTCAAACCATACAACAAACAATCATGCTACAAGGGTTAAAGGTGATAAATCCAATGTTGTTAATGGTCTCAGGCATGTTCAGTATACTGGGTCAGGGAATTCGGTGGCAACTCATGGTATGTCTTCAGATAATCATGAGAAGACTGTACCACAGAGAGGAAGAGCTCATTCAAACCACTTCACATCAAATTTTAAGTCAAACGTGCAGACTTCAGATACAGGAATTGTAGGGTCTAACAGTAGAGGTTTCAACAAGCCCCCCAGAGATATGAAAATGGCAACAGGAATTGCTCCAATTAGGAGGCCGGTCGCAAATACTGGACATGTTGCGGAAAGTGTTCATAACATACTGCAACAATTGAAATGGGGCCCTGCAGCTGAAAAGGCTCTTGGAAATCTCAGATGTTCAATGGATGCGTATCAGGCAAACCAGATTCTCAAACAACTTCAAGACCACTCCGTTGCTCTTGGTTTTTTCTATTGGTTGAAACGACAACCAGGGTTCAAGCATGATGGACACACTTATACCACCATGGTTGGCATTCTTGGTCGTGCCAGACAGTTTGCTGCAATAAACAGTTTGCTTGATCAGATGGTGAAAGAGGGATGCCAGCCTAATGTTGTGACATATAATCGTTTGATTCATAGTTATGGCCGTGCAAACTACTTGAAGGAAGCACTCAGTGTTTTCAATCAAATGCAGGAAGTAGGGTGTGAACCTGACCGTGTCACTTACTGCACACTCATTGACATCCATGCAAAAGCTGGGTATCTGGATGTTGCAATGTGCATGTACGAAAGAATGCTAGAGGCTGGCCTTTCTCCAGACACATTCACTTACAGTGTTATAATAAACTGCCTTGGGAAAGCTGGGAACTTGACTGCTGCCCACAAGCTATTCTGTGAGATGAGAGATCACGGTTGTGTTCCTAATTTAGTCACCTATAATATCATGATTGCTTTGCAAGCCAAAGCAAGGAACTATGAGACTGCCTTGAATCTTTATCGTGACATGAAGAATGCGGGATTTGAACCTGATAAAGTGTCTTACAGCATAGTGATGGAGGTGCTTGGCCATTGTGGGTACCTTGAAGAAGCAGAAGCAATCTTTGTAGAAATGAAACGGAAAAACTGGGTCCCAGATGAACCTGTTTATGGTCTTTTGGTGGACTTGTGGGGGAAAGCTGGGAATGTTGAGAAGGCTTGGGAGTGGTATCAATCGATGCTCTATGCAGGTTTGCGACCTAATGTGCCCACCTGCAATTCGATGCTCAGTGCTTTCCTTAGGGTACACCGACTGCAAGATGCCTATAACTTGCTCCAGAGTATGGTGGGTTTAGGCCTAAACCCTTCTTTGCAAACTTATACCTTGCTCCTCAGTTGTTGTACGGAAGCACAGTCGTCATATGACATGGGGTTTTGTTGTGAGCTCATGTCCATCACGCGTCACCCCGCACATGCATTTCTACAGTCCATGCCAGCATCAGGACCAGATGGTCAAAATGTGAGGGAGCATGTAAGCCATTTCTTGGACATGATGCATACTGAggatagagagagcaagagggGACTTGTAGATGCAGTGGTAGATTTTCTACACAAGTCGGGGCTCAAGGAGGAGGCAGGCTCAGTTTGGGAGGTGGCTGCACAAAAGAATGTATATCCAGATGCTGTGAGAGAGAAGAGCTCCTGTTATTGGCTTATTAACCTTCATGTTATGTCAGATGGTACTGCAGTCACAGCATTGTCAAGAACACTTGCTTGGTTTCGCCGGCAAATGCTAGTGTCAGGGATAGGTCCCCATCGGATTGATATTGTAACTGGATGGGGCCGGCGGAGCAAGGTGACAGGAACATCTTTGGTGAGGCAAGCTGTACAGGAACTGCTGAGTATATTTAGCTTCCCATTTTTCACAGAGAATGGAAATTCTGGGTGCTTTGTGGGATGTGGAGAGCCTCTTAATAGATGGTTGCTTCAATCTTATGTTGAGAGGATGCATCTACTATAG